A window from Exiguobacterium marinum DSM 16307 encodes these proteins:
- a CDS encoding ABC transporter substrate-binding protein — protein MKKWMLALLTLCLTVVLAACGGSDDSDNETKSNEEAATRSIEHAMGTADVPENPERVVVLTNEGTEALLALGVKPVGAVKSWNGDPWYPHIESEMTDVTEVGTESEVNLEAIAKLKPDLIIGTKLRQENIYDKLNAIAPTVMSETLKGDWQENFALYANALNLEEEGNQALADYDQHVEDTKAELGDAVNKELSVVRFLPGASRIYFTDSFSGVVLGDVGVKRPASQDRTEFAEEITMERIPEMAGDHIVYFTYGGADGSKTAEEWQSSQLWKDLDAVKAGEVTEVSDDIWNTSGGVLSANQVLDELVDILK, from the coding sequence ATGAAAAAATGGATGCTCGCGTTACTTACGCTTTGCCTTACTGTCGTCCTCGCTGCTTGCGGCGGGTCAGACGATTCAGATAACGAGACAAAATCAAATGAAGAAGCAGCAACTCGCTCCATCGAACACGCGATGGGGACAGCGGACGTCCCTGAAAACCCGGAACGCGTCGTCGTCTTGACGAACGAAGGGACAGAAGCCCTTCTCGCCCTCGGCGTCAAACCGGTCGGTGCCGTCAAATCATGGAACGGCGATCCGTGGTACCCGCACATCGAGTCTGAGATGACAGATGTGACGGAAGTCGGGACAGAGAGTGAAGTCAACTTGGAAGCCATCGCGAAACTCAAGCCAGATCTCATCATCGGAACGAAACTTCGTCAAGAAAACATCTATGACAAGTTGAACGCGATCGCACCGACGGTCATGTCAGAGACGCTCAAGGGCGACTGGCAAGAAAACTTCGCCCTTTATGCGAACGCACTCAACCTTGAAGAGGAAGGGAACCAAGCGTTGGCTGACTACGACCAGCACGTCGAAGACACGAAAGCTGAACTCGGAGACGCCGTGAATAAAGAACTCTCCGTCGTGCGCTTCCTTCCAGGTGCGTCACGCATCTACTTCACAGATAGCTTTTCAGGTGTCGTCCTAGGCGATGTAGGGGTAAAGCGCCCAGCTTCACAAGACCGCACTGAATTCGCTGAAGAGATTACGATGGAGCGGATCCCAGAGATGGCGGGCGACCACATCGTCTACTTCACATACGGTGGAGCGGACGGGTCGAAGACAGCTGAAGAATGGCAGTCAAGCCAGTTGTGGAAAGACCTCGATGCTGTCAAAGCAGGTGAAGTAACAGAAGTCAGTGATGACATCTGGAACACATCGGGTGGCGTCTTGTCTGCCAACCAAGTGCTCGATGAACTCGTCGACATCTTGAAATAA
- a CDS encoding IS1182 family transposase codes for MYKEYTMNQLVLPLDLEVRLQENDIAFAVHDLVEQIPDEAFEPFWRTTGCPAYHPRMMMKIVLCAYTQSAFSGRKIEGLLKDSLRMMWLAQGHEPSYRTINRFRVHPAVSPILKEAFVAFRCHLVETGAIDEEAIFIDGTKIEANANRYTFVWRRAVEKHHAALVEKSNQMYDELMADQVIPEIERESPDALTAQELEQIAARLEETIESINEEISSTTDVEERKRLRAERKKPRHLRKQAADFAARKRRYEEHMATFGTRNSYSKTDRDATFMRMKEDHMKNGQLKPGYNVQIATEGQYTLAYDVYPNPTDTKTLIPFLDEIETFLDLPAYIVADAGYGSQQNYTDILERRGRQPLIPHTMYRKEQKKKWRDDPFNLANWAYDEGTDTFTCPDGRKLPFSHESHRTDRDGFIRDFRVYACESCVDCPFRELCTKAEEGRHRQVSVNGTWEEQKNMTRTLLSDEKTGAVYARRKTDVEPVFGYLKANLGFTRFSVRGKQRVKCELGFALMAVNLRKFIANGIGGSTKKGSGHRKSVTGPLFLSKSLKPASYVPASFSYTHMVKFTYQLIRSFAMQRTLRKSATDRSIAGVCGGIAEYVNISSLGIRLLFVFLPANFLIYILLANLMKDEPHYL; via the coding sequence ATGTACAAAGAGTATACCATGAACCAATTGGTTTTGCCCCTAGATTTAGAAGTCCGGCTGCAGGAAAACGATATCGCCTTCGCCGTCCATGACCTCGTCGAACAGATCCCGGACGAGGCATTCGAACCGTTCTGGCGAACGACGGGCTGCCCGGCCTATCACCCGCGCATGATGATGAAAATCGTCCTCTGCGCCTACACACAGTCCGCGTTCTCAGGACGAAAGATCGAGGGCCTTCTCAAGGACAGCCTACGGATGATGTGGCTCGCCCAGGGCCACGAGCCGAGTTATCGGACGATCAACCGTTTCCGTGTCCATCCGGCCGTGTCCCCGATCCTGAAGGAGGCTTTCGTCGCCTTCCGGTGCCATCTCGTCGAGACCGGCGCAATCGATGAGGAGGCGATCTTCATCGACGGCACGAAAATCGAGGCGAACGCCAACCGCTACACCTTCGTCTGGCGCAGGGCGGTCGAAAAACACCACGCCGCGCTCGTCGAGAAGTCGAACCAGATGTACGACGAGCTGATGGCCGACCAGGTCATCCCTGAGATCGAACGGGAGAGCCCGGACGCGCTCACGGCCCAAGAGCTGGAACAAATCGCAGCGCGACTCGAGGAAACGATCGAGTCCATCAACGAGGAGATCAGCTCAACGACGGACGTCGAGGAACGGAAACGATTGCGTGCGGAACGTAAGAAGCCCCGCCATCTCCGCAAACAGGCTGCCGACTTCGCGGCCCGGAAACGTCGATACGAGGAACACATGGCCACCTTCGGCACACGCAACAGCTATTCGAAGACCGACCGTGACGCGACGTTCATGCGGATGAAAGAGGATCACATGAAGAACGGTCAACTGAAACCTGGCTACAACGTCCAAATCGCAACCGAAGGTCAGTACACGCTCGCCTATGACGTCTATCCGAACCCGACCGACACGAAAACGTTGATCCCGTTCCTCGACGAGATCGAAACCTTCCTCGACCTGCCCGCCTACATCGTCGCCGATGCCGGGTACGGGAGCCAACAGAACTACACGGACATCCTCGAGCGCCGAGGGCGCCAACCTTTGATCCCGCACACGATGTACCGGAAGGAACAGAAGAAGAAATGGCGCGACGACCCGTTCAACCTCGCGAACTGGGCATATGACGAGGGGACCGACACGTTCACGTGTCCGGACGGAAGAAAGCTTCCGTTCAGTCACGAGTCCCACCGAACCGACCGTGACGGCTTCATCCGTGATTTTCGTGTGTACGCGTGCGAGAGCTGCGTCGATTGCCCGTTCCGAGAGCTGTGCACGAAAGCCGAGGAAGGGAGACACCGCCAGGTCAGCGTGAACGGGACCTGGGAAGAACAAAAGAATATGACGAGAACGCTGCTTTCGGATGAGAAAACCGGTGCCGTCTATGCCCGACGCAAGACGGACGTGGAACCAGTTTTTGGATATCTGAAGGCCAATTTGGGTTTCACCCGCTTCTCCGTAAGGGGGAAACAGCGTGTGAAATGTGAGCTCGGCTTCGCCCTCATGGCGGTGAACCTACGAAAGTTCATCGCCAATGGCATCGGCGGAAGTACAAAGAAGGGGTCCGGCCACCGAAAATCGGTGACCGGACCCCTCTTTTTATCAAAATCTCTAAAACCGGCTAGTTATGTCCCAGCCTCTTTTTCATACACTCATATGGTAAAATTTACATATCAACTCATAAGGAGCTTTGCTATGCAACGTACACTTCGAAAGTCGGCGACGGACCGCTCGATTGCCGGTGTATGCGGTGGGATCGCTGAATACGTGAACATCTCTTCACTCGGTATTCGGCTCTTATTCGTCTTTTTGCCGGCTAACTTTCTCATCTATATCCTTCTTGCCAACTTGATGAAAGATGAACCACACTACCTCTAA
- a CDS encoding FAD-dependent oxidoreductase: MKIAVIGCTHAGTAAVKGLLAKHDNLDITVYERNDNVSFLSCGIALHVGGVVQRAEELFYSSPRELEELGATMRMKHDVLSIDTEAKTVHAKNLETGEDVHDTYDRLIVTTGSWPIVPTLPGIEMNGIELCKNYAHAQRIIERATDATKIAVIGAGYIGVELVEAFEAYGKHVTFIDSADRILNKYLDKSFTDPLEADMTSRGIDLELGQTVEAFRGTDGNVTHVVTDKGEFEADLVILCVGFRPNTGLLEGQVDMLGNGAIIVDEYMRTSNPDIFAAGDSCAVYYNPARTHAYIPLATNAVRMGTLVAENLMQPRVRYQGTQGTSGLRLYDWNIASSGLTEEAAALFGLEVESVVIEDAYRPEFMPTAEKVEFKLVYEKGTHRIVGGQVLSKADLTQAVNTLSLAIQNEMTIEELAYVDFFFQPHYNKPWHFLNSGALEAMKDKVNA; the protein is encoded by the coding sequence ATGAAAATCGCAGTCATCGGATGTACACACGCAGGAACAGCAGCTGTTAAAGGATTACTCGCCAAGCATGACAATCTCGACATCACCGTTTACGAGCGGAACGATAACGTCAGCTTCCTCTCGTGTGGGATCGCGCTCCACGTCGGTGGGGTCGTCCAACGTGCGGAAGAGTTGTTCTACTCGTCTCCACGTGAACTTGAGGAACTCGGTGCGACGATGCGCATGAAACATGACGTCTTGTCGATTGACACCGAAGCGAAGACGGTCCACGCCAAAAATCTTGAAACCGGGGAAGACGTGCATGACACGTATGACCGTTTGATTGTCACGACGGGTTCATGGCCGATCGTCCCAACGCTCCCAGGAATCGAAATGAATGGAATCGAGCTCTGTAAAAACTATGCGCATGCCCAACGCATTATCGAGCGTGCGACGGATGCGACGAAGATTGCCGTCATCGGGGCGGGCTATATCGGGGTCGAACTCGTCGAAGCGTTCGAAGCATACGGAAAACATGTCACATTTATCGATAGTGCCGACCGCATCTTGAACAAATATCTCGATAAGTCGTTCACAGATCCATTAGAAGCGGACATGACCAGTCGCGGGATCGATCTCGAACTCGGTCAGACGGTCGAGGCGTTCCGTGGAACAGATGGGAACGTCACACACGTTGTGACGGACAAAGGCGAATTCGAAGCGGATCTCGTCATCTTGTGCGTCGGATTCCGTCCGAATACAGGACTCCTAGAAGGACAGGTCGACATGCTCGGGAACGGCGCCATCATCGTCGATGAATACATGCGCACGAGCAACCCGGATATCTTTGCGGCGGGGGACAGTTGTGCCGTCTACTACAACCCGGCACGCACACACGCCTATATCCCACTTGCGACGAACGCTGTCCGCATGGGAACGCTCGTCGCGGAGAACTTGATGCAACCACGAGTCCGCTACCAAGGAACACAAGGAACGTCAGGACTTCGACTTTATGACTGGAATATCGCGTCGTCTGGTCTGACGGAAGAAGCGGCAGCACTCTTTGGGCTCGAAGTCGAAAGTGTCGTCATCGAAGACGCGTATCGTCCGGAGTTCATGCCGACCGCAGAGAAAGTCGAATTTAAACTCGTCTATGAAAAAGGAACACACCGTATTGTCGGTGGACAAGTGTTATCGAAAGCGGATTTGACGCAAGCGGTCAACACACTCTCGCTAGCTATCCAAAACGAGATGACGATCGAAGAGCTCGCCTATGTCGACTTCTTCTTCCAACCGCACTACAACAAGCCATGGCACTTCCTGAACAGCGGAGCGCTTGAAGCGATGAAAGACAAAGTGAATGCCTAA
- a CDS encoding YesK family protein: MIWEYYGDAIIIIGVLTTILLIAMLNFLKSKFKRRLVFSLMLLVVGYTLILIGLVFVRGWDGLGWSMIGFSLYVIGLVTYIGVVIYHWIKARRTTNS, translated from the coding sequence ATGATTTGGGAGTACTACGGGGATGCAATCATCATCATCGGTGTGTTGACGACGATTTTATTGATTGCCATGCTGAACTTTTTGAAGTCGAAATTTAAGCGAAGACTCGTCTTTTCGTTGATGCTGCTCGTGGTAGGATACACGCTGATCTTGATTGGTCTCGTCTTTGTTCGCGGATGGGATGGTCTGGGCTGGAGCATGATCGGCTTCAGTTTATACGTGATCGGTCTTGTCACCTATATCGGCGTCGTCATCTATCACTGGATCAAAGCACGACGCACGACGAATTCGTAA
- the tatC gene encoding twin-arginine translocase subunit TatC: MNHQPDQERELTDHLTELRRRLMLSAFVVFAFFLMALPSVKYVLAYLQEDLIERGLELNAFGVADPLMIYLNLALVIGLIAASPFLLYQVWAFVAPGLHPNERKGTLAYIPIIFGLFLIGLAFAYYWLFPLVLDISTDLGQDLGLEQLIGANNYFTFLLQLTIPFGLLFQLPVVTMFLTRIGVVTPYFLSKIRKYAYFALFVVAAFITPPDLTSHLMVSLPLFFLYEISLSISRITYKGVLRREKEAMVQEQMDLMKQMNEK, encoded by the coding sequence ATGAATCATCAACCTGATCAAGAGCGGGAACTCACCGATCACTTGACAGAGCTGCGGAGACGACTGATGCTATCTGCATTTGTCGTCTTTGCCTTCTTTTTGATGGCTTTGCCGAGTGTCAAATATGTACTCGCGTACTTGCAAGAAGATCTCATCGAACGTGGGCTCGAACTGAACGCCTTTGGGGTCGCGGACCCACTCATGATTTACTTGAACTTGGCGCTCGTCATCGGCCTGATTGCGGCGAGCCCATTCCTACTGTATCAAGTGTGGGCGTTTGTCGCACCCGGTCTGCATCCGAATGAGCGGAAAGGCACGCTTGCCTATATCCCGATCATCTTCGGATTGTTCTTGATTGGTCTTGCGTTCGCCTACTATTGGTTGTTCCCGCTCGTCCTCGATATCTCGACGGACCTCGGGCAAGACCTCGGACTCGAACAACTCATCGGGGCCAATAATTACTTCACGTTCTTGTTGCAGCTGACAATTCCGTTCGGTCTATTATTCCAATTACCGGTCGTGACGATGTTCCTCACCCGGATCGGTGTCGTGACCCCGTACTTCTTATCGAAGATTCGAAAGTACGCGTACTTTGCGCTATTCGTGGTCGCGGCGTTCATCACACCACCGGACTTGACGTCGCACCTCATGGTGTCACTACCGCTCTTCTTCCTATATGAGATCAGCTTATCGATTTCACGTATCACCTATAAAGGGGTGCTGCGCCGGGAGAAAGAAGCGATGGTGCAAGAACAGATGGATTTAATGAAACAGATGAATGAGAAATGA
- the tatA gene encoding twin-arginine translocase TatA/TatE family subunit: MELLASSLVVGIPGGASLFIIAIIALIIFGPKKLPEFGRAAGQTLREFKNATNGMMNEHDENDKKAIEKKEQ, encoded by the coding sequence ATGGAATTACTAGCATCATCACTCGTCGTCGGGATTCCGGGTGGGGCGAGCCTATTCATTATCGCCATCATCGCGCTCATCATCTTCGGACCGAAGAAATTGCCGGAGTTTGGTCGTGCGGCCGGACAGACGCTTCGTGAGTTCAAAAATGCGACAAACGGCATGATGAACGAGCACGACGAGAACGACAAGAAAGCTATCGAAAAGAAAGAGCAGTAA
- a CDS encoding redox-sensing transcriptional repressor Rex, translating to MSQNEPKIPQATAKRLPLYYRFIQSLHASGKQRVSSAELSEAVKVDSATIRRDFSYFGALGKKGYGYNVQYLLDFFRKTLNQDEITNVALVGVGHLGTAFVNYNFLKNNNTHIVVGFDADETKVGTTMSGVPIHHVDEMEQIMKQNKIDVAILTVPSAYAQPVADDLVRFGIKGILNFTPARLTVPDTVRVHHIDLSIELQSLIYFMQHYPTAEGVHQ from the coding sequence TTGAGTCAAAACGAACCAAAGATTCCACAAGCGACAGCCAAACGGTTGCCACTATACTATCGATTTATTCAAAGCCTGCATGCGTCAGGGAAACAACGTGTCTCTTCAGCAGAACTGAGTGAGGCGGTCAAGGTCGATTCGGCTACGATTCGCCGTGATTTCTCGTACTTCGGTGCGCTCGGTAAAAAGGGATATGGCTATAACGTGCAGTATCTGTTAGACTTTTTCCGAAAGACACTGAATCAAGACGAGATTACGAATGTCGCCTTGGTCGGGGTCGGTCACCTTGGGACGGCATTCGTCAACTATAACTTCCTTAAAAACAATAACACACATATCGTCGTCGGGTTCGACGCAGACGAGACAAAAGTCGGCACGACGATGTCAGGCGTCCCAATTCATCACGTCGATGAGATGGAACAGATTATGAAGCAAAACAAGATCGACGTCGCCATTTTGACGGTACCTTCTGCCTATGCGCAGCCCGTCGCAGACGACTTGGTGCGATTCGGCATCAAAGGCATCTTGAACTTCACACCGGCACGACTCACTGTACCGGACACCGTTCGCGTCCATCACATCGATTTGTCGATTGAGCTGCAGTCACTCATTTACTTTATGCAACACTATCCAACCGCTGAGGGGGTCCATCAATAA